One genomic window of Bacillus mycoides includes the following:
- a CDS encoding lasso peptide biosynthesis B2 protein, with product MNIVQKIRKFFSLDMKTMFLFIEAYMYLGWARFLKSMPFSKIAPTLGTHMDETSLSCNESNKLILRSISEAIHIMSQHTFWESKCLVSAIAGMEMLKRRQIESTLYLGTAKDKNGKMVAHAWLRSGSFYITGAEEMERFTVVSKFARRMG from the coding sequence ATGAATATTGTGCAAAAGATAAGAAAGTTTTTCTCATTAGATATGAAGACAATGTTTTTATTTATAGAAGCGTATATGTATTTAGGATGGGCTCGTTTTCTTAAATCTATGCCATTTTCTAAGATTGCTCCTACATTAGGTACTCATATGGATGAAACATCTTTAAGCTGTAACGAATCTAATAAATTAATATTAAGAAGTATTTCTGAAGCAATACATATTATGAGTCAGCACACTTTTTGGGAGAGTAAATGTCTTGTGAGTGCGATAGCTGGAATGGAAATGCTAAAAAGACGTCAAATTGAGAGTACTTTGTATTTAGGGACCGCGAAGGATAAGAATGGAAAGATGGTTGCTCATGCTTGGTTACGTAGTGGTTCTTTTTATATAACTGGAGCAGAAGAAATGGAACGGTTCACTGTAGTTAGCAAATTTGCGAGAAGAATGGGTTAA